The following nucleotide sequence is from Candidatus Hydrogenedentota bacterium.
CCGTGGAAACGGGCGGTTTACGGCGCTTTGCCCGCCGGTCACGGAAGGGGATGCCCGTGAATCATCCGGAACGCTTCCGCGCGGTGATGGGTTTCCAGCCTGTTGACCGGCTGCCCATATTCGAATGGGCGATGTGGTGGGACCTTACGGTGGAACGCTGGAAGAAAGAGGGGCTGCCGGAGAGGCTGGACGGCGTGTTCGAAATAGGGGAGTACTTCGGACTCGACCCCTACAAGCAGTTCTGGTTTTCCACAACGGAACAGACGATTGCGGCGGAGCAGCACCATGTGGAGGGGAGTGTCGCGGACATGGAGGATTATGCCGCCCTGCTCCCCCGGCTTTTCCCGGACCACGAAAAGGCCATCGAGCAGATGCGCCCCTGGTCCGAAAGGCAGGCGCGGGGCGACGCGGTGGTGTGGATCACCCTGGAGGGCTTTTTCTGGTTCCCGCGCACGCTGCTGGGCTTTGAGCGGCAGATGTGCGCCTTCTGCGAGAACCCCGGACTAATCCACAGGATCAACGAGGACCTGCTGCGGTTCAACCTTGGCATCCTCCGCCGGATTTCCAAGGCCTGCGTCCCCACCTTCATCACCTTCGCCGAGGACATGTCCTACAACCACGGTTCCATGATCTCCGGGGGGCATTTCGACGAGTTTATCGCGCCCTATTACCGGCAGATCATTCCGGTCATTCAGGAGTTGGGCATAATCCCCATCGTGGACACGGACGGCGATGTCACCGAACTTGCGCCCTGGCTGCTCGATGTGGGCGTTCAGGGGATACTTCCCCTTGAAAGGCAGGCGGGCGTGGACGGCATGCGGCTGCGGCGGCAGTTTCCGAATCTGCGGATGATCGGACACTATGACAAGATGGTCATGGGCAACGGCCCCGACGCGATGCGCGCCGAGTTTGAGCGGCTGCTGCCGTTGATGAGGGGCGGCGGGTTCATTCCCAGCGTGGACCACCAGACACCGCCGCACGTTTCCCTGGACCAATACCGGGACTATTTGGCGCTGTTGCGCGAGTATGCGCGGCTTGCGGTTTCTTGACCCCGGCGAACGCGCCGGTTTTTGGGGCACAGCGAAAAGGAGTCAGCATCCCATGATGAAGAGGCATGCCAGCGGCGCGATGCGCGCGTTTTTCCCATGCATGACGGTCTGCATGCTTCTGGCCTGCCCGCCGGGCCTTGCCGGGACGGCGGACAGCATGGCGGAGGAGTTCGCCACGCCGCCGGACACCGCGCGGCCCTGGGTCTACTGGTTTTTCATGGACGGCAACCTCAGCCGCGAGGGGATGACGGCGGACCTGGAGGCCATGAAGGCGGCGGGCATCGGCGGCGCCCTGTACATGGAGGTGGATGTCGGCGTCAAGCGCGGGCCCGTGGAGTTCATGGGCGCGGAATGGCAGGAACTGCTCGGGCATGCCTTTTCGGAGGCCGACCGGTTGGGCTTGCAGATGGCCCTGGCGGCTGGTCCGGGATGGTGCGGGACCGGCGGGCCGTGGGTGAAACCGGAGCAGTCCATGCAGCATCTGGTGGCGTCCGAAACCGCCGCCGAAGGACCGGCGAAGTTCGACGCCATGCTTCCGCGCCCGAAACCGCGCACGCCGTATTTCGGCGAGGGGACCCTCACGCCGGAACTCCGCAAGATGTGGGAGGAGTTCTATGTTGATGTGGCGGTACTGGCGTTCCCCACGCCGGCGGGGGACGCCCGCATTGCCGATGTGGACGAAAAGGCCCTGTACCGCCGCGACCCGTACTCGTCCATGCCCGGAGTAAAGCCCTTCCTGACGGCGCCGGCGGACCCCATCCCTGTGGCGGCGGACCAGTGCGTTGCCTCTGACGGGGTCGTTGACCTCACAGACAGGCTTTTCCCGGACGGGCGGCTGGTGTGGGAGGTGCCGGCGGGAAACTGGACGATCCTGCGGTTTGGACGCACCGTCACGGGGCAGACATCGCGCCCCGCGCCCATCCCCGGACTGGGGTTGGAATCGGACAAGTTCGACCCGGCGGCGATTGACGCCCATTTTGAGGCATACATCGAAACCCTGCTGGCAACGACAGGCGCGCCCAAACGCCCCGGCCGGGGCCTGACGACCCTCCATTTTGACAGTTGGGAGATGGGCGCGCAGAACTGGTCGAAGGATTTCGCCGGGGAGTTTTCCCGGCGGTGCGGATACGACCCGGGACGTTTTCTGCCCACCCTGACAGGCCGTGTGGTGGACAGCGCCGGGGTCTCGGAGCGGTTTCTCTGGGATTTGAGGCAGACCGCGCAGGAACTGGTGGTCGAGAATCACATGCTGCGGTTCAAGGAACTGGGCCGGAAACACGGGCTGGAACTTTCCGTGGAACCCTACGACCTGAACCCCTGCTCCGACCTGACCCTGGGCGGCGTGGCCGATGTGCCCATGTGCGAGTTCTGGTCCAGGGGCTTTGGGTTCAGCACCGAGTTCAGTTGTTTTGAGGCAACATCCATCGCGCACACGATGGGGCGGCCCATTGTCGGGGCCGAGGCGTTCACGGCGGCGCCCGGCGAGGACTGGCGGCAGCATCCCGGCTCCATGAAGGCGCAGGGGGACTGGGCGCTGTGCGCGGGCATCAACCGCTTTGTGTTCCACCGCTACCAGGCGCAGCCCTGGCTGGACCGGTTCCCCGGCATGACCATGGGCCCTTACGGCGTGCATTGGGAGCGCACGCAGACGTGGTGGGGCATGGCGGACGCGTATCACCTTTACCTCAGCCGCTGCCAGCACATGCTCCGCCGCGGACTCTTTGTCGCGGACATTCTCTACCTGTCGCCCGAGGGCGCGCCCAATGTGTTTCGTCCGCCCAGTTCGGCGTTGCAGAGCCAGTTGCCGGACCGGCGCGGATACAATTTTGACGGTTGCGCGCCGGAAGCCCTGATCGGGCGGGCCTCGGTGAAGGACGGACGCATCGTCTTCTCCGACGGAATGAGTTATCGCCTGCTGGTGCTGCCGCGTTTCGACACCATGACGCCGCGCCTGCTGGAGAAGATATCCTCGCTGGTGAACGACGGGGCCGCAGTGGTTGGCGCGCCGCCGCGCAAGTCACCGAGTCTGGTGGATTACCCGAACTGCGACGAAGAGGTGCGGCAACTGGCCGCGGGGCTCTGGGGGGAGAAGGACCCCGTTCCCCGGCGCACCGTGGGCAGGGGCGTGGTCCTGTTGGATGCCGCGGCATCGCAGCCGGCCGGGGAGAATCCGCTGGCGGAAGCGCTGTGGATATGGTTTCCCGAGGGGAATCCCATTGTGGCCGCACCCCCGGAAAAACGCCATTTCCACAAGGAGTTTGAGATTGGGGCGGGGCGCGCCGTCCAGTCGGCCCGGGTCTATATGACGGCGGACAACAATTTCGAGCTGCTGGTGAACGGGCAGGCGGTGGGCGGCGGCGGCAATTTTCACGTGGTCCAGGTCATGGATGCGGCCCCAGCGCTAAAGCCCGGCACCAACACGCTCGACGTGGTCGCGGGCAACGGGGACGACAGCCCAAATCCGGCTGGGCTGATCGGCGCGCTGGTCGTCCGGTTTGAGGACGGCGGCACGATGACAGTCAACACCGACAGCCAGTGGGCCAGTTCCCTGACCAAAGACGGCGCGGCGACCGCCGCGATGGAACTGGGCCCGTTCGACGGGGCGCCGTGGAACCTGAAAGGGCTGGCCGCCTGGCAGCGTGACCTCTACCCGGCCTATGACACAACCGCGCAGATGCTGGCGCAACTGGGCGTGCGGCCCGATTTTGAGACGGACGGGGACATGCGGCACATCCACCGCCGGGACGGTGAGACGGACCTGTATTTTGTCGCCAACCGTGCAGACGCGACACAGACCACGGAATGCCGTTTTCGCGTGACGGGCCGCCAGCCCGAATGGTGGGACCCCGTGACCGGCGCGACCCGCGATTTGCCGGAGTTCACGGACGGCGGCGGATTCACCGCCGTCCCCCTGCGGCTTGAACCGTTTGAGAGCGGCTTTGTCGTGTTCAGAAAACCCGTGGAAACAAAGGCGCCAACGGGGCGGAACTTCCCGGAACTGCGCGCCGCGGCCACGCTTTCAGCACCTTGGGAACTCTCCTTCGACCCCAAATGGGGCGGCCCGGAAAAGGTCGTCTTCGACTCGCTCGAAGACTGGAGCAAGCGGCCCGAACCGGGTATCAGGCACTATTCGGGCAGGGCGGTTTACCGCACAACCTTCGACTTCGCCCCGGACACCGCAAAAAAACGCTGTTTCCTCTCGCTTGGCACGGTGAAGAATCTTGCCGCGGTGTCCCTCAACGGTGTGGACTTGGGGGTTGTCTGGTGCGACCCGTGGCGGGTGGAAATCCCCGCCGGACTCCTCCGTGAGAAGGACAACCGGTTGGAGATCACCGTGGCCAATCTCTGGATTAACCGCCTCATCGGCGACAGTGGCTTGAAGAGGGACAAACGCATGACTTGGACCACCCACAACCCATTCAAGCCCGACTCGCCCCTTCAGGAATCTGGTCTGCTTGGGCCGGTCACCATCATGACGGATGACACCAATTGAATTTCGCGCGGCGGCGCCGCCCCGGCGCCACACCACCCGCCGGGACGAACTGCCCGTGGCCCGGGCGTGCCGCCGGCGTCTATCCCCGGTCGAAAACGCTGATGAACACGGCCGCCAGGCGGTTGACGGGCGGCGGGCCGGGATACCGCACGAACTCGACATGGCCGTCCATGTAGAGGACATTGGCGCCGCCCGGCACATGGTTGAAAAAGGACACATCGGCGGCGACGTTGTCCCACATCACGTAGACCCCGCTCTGCGCCCTGGCGCTTGCCGAGGGGTTGTTGATGTCCGTGATGAGGAACCGCTCGATCCCCTCGCGCAGCCGGTAGACCGTGCCTCCGCCGCTGTTGCCCAGGCCGTCCGGCACGCTCCGGTCATTGTCCACCTCCGCCTTCAGCGCGGCCGGTTTGTTGCCGATGACGTGCGGGGTCAGCTTGACGACGAGGTCCTCCAGCACGGCGATGAACTGCGCGGGTCCCTCCTTGATGTTCGGGTCCACCGAATTGAGCTGGAGAAAGTTGATTATCTGGATGAACGAGCTGATGTCCCGTTTCGGGTCCGTGTCCCCGCAGCGGTCGTACACGTAGGGGGTGTAGGTGTAACTGTCGTCAATGGACTCCAGTCCCCGGTGGCCGTCGCCCCTGACCGGCTCCAGGAGGATGAGCCTGCCGCTTTCGTCATAGATGTTCTTTACCGAGTCCACAGGATCGGACGGGCAGAAAATGATCTTCGGGTCCGTCAGATAGTCCGGGAACACGGAGCCCACCCTGGGGCCGAACGCGACGCACCACCATGAGCCCCCCTCCCACTCCACCGCGAGGGCTGGATACTTGTTGCCCGGACTCTCGGAAGCGTACATCTTGTAAATCAGGCCCCACTGCTTGAGGTTGTTCGCGCAGCTCGCCCGCCGCGCGGCCTCCCTGGCACGCGCCAGCGCGGGCAGCAGTATGGCCGCCAAAATCGCGATGATGGCAATGACCACCAGCAGTTCGATGAGGGTAAACCCGCCGTTCTTTCTGCCCATCACACACACTCCCTTGCGGGGCGTTCCGTCCCGCGGCGTCCCGGCCTCCCCGGCCGCCTCCACGCCTTTCCCACAATTCATAGACCTGAGACGGGCGCGATGGGTTTCACAGAAGAATCCCCCCCTACCCCCCCGCAAGCAGGGGGGAAGAAGCGGCGCATGCCCTCCGATAGTGCTGCCCCCCCGTCCCCCGCAAGCAGGGGGGAAGAAGCGGCGCATGCCCTCCGATAGTGCTGCCCCCCCGTCCTTCGCAAGCAGGGGGGAAGAAACGGCGCATGCCCTCCGATAGTGCTGCCCCAGGCCTGAAAGGCCGAAAACATGCCAGCCCAGGGCAACGCCCTGGGAAATGGCAATGAAAACAGGGTTGAGCCCTGAAAGGGCGATACAACGTTTGTCACGCCCTTTCAGGGCTTGCTCAGTCTGTTCCCAGGGCGTTGCCCTGGGCTGGCATGCCCGGCCCCTTCGGGGCATGGTGTGGAGGGCCCATGGGGCGTGTCACGTCATGCCGGTGTTGTCATGTCTCGTGGCAGAACGCATGGGAGGCTCTTTTCTGAGCGAAAAGCACCACCTGTTCCGCATGTCTCCGGATACCGGCGATTCCGGCGATTCAGCGAACCGCCTGGGGTCCAAAGTTCACACGCCCGCCCAAATCGTTGTCAAAGAGGAAGGGCATCTTCCAGGTGATGTTTTCCACGGACACAAAGGTGTCGAAAATGTCCCCGCCGCGCGTGGTGATGGGCACCCCAAGCTGCGCGGCCTTGATGAAACCCTCCATCACGTCCGTTGTTGTGCCGTCCGTGGAAAAGTCCACCGTCGCGCTGGCCAGGTCCACGAAACGGGCCCCCGGCGGGGAGAGTTGCAGTTCGCCGAACACCAGCGGGGTGACAAGCCCCTGGCTCAGGTTGCCTATGGTTACCTCCGCCAGTTCCACCGAGGGATTCGCCCCAAAATTGACCAGGAATGCGAGTGCCATGAAAATGGGCTCGAAAACAAAGCCCCGGCCACGTCTGCCGATAAACTCGCCGTCGGGCGACTTCACGGGGAATGTGTCGCCCTCGTAGCCAATGGCGCCGCCAAAGACCATCGCGTTAGCCTGGGGTGACTGGTCTGGCCGTGTGGGAACCACGAAGGGGTACGCCGCGCCCTGGAAGAAATCAAACCGGCCACGGCCTATGGCCGGGTTGAAGACCTCCTGCGGGTTTGAGGTGAAGGCCCGGAAGAAGAAGTCGTTGGCCAGTATGGGGCTGAACTCGTCAATGATGCCGTTCGGGTCCTTCACCGGGTCGAAGAAGGCCACAAACTGCGAGAAGTTCAGCTCGTGGTTGTCAGCGTTCCGAGGATAGCCCAGACGGGGGTACTCGCGGGCCGTGAGCGCGCGGACAGTCGCCTTGAACTCAAAGTCCTCCCGCAGGGTGAAGTCCAGACCGATGCCGTCCGTGGGCCCGTTGGCGTTTTCACAAATCAGCGCCACCGTCACCGGCGCGGTGAACTCGAAGGAAAACTCGCGGGCGTCAATGGGAAGCACCTGCAGCGCCCCGGGCTGTATGCCCAGCGCCGTCAGAAAAAACGGCTGGATGGTCTGGCGGCGGAGCAGATCGGGGCTCCTGTAATCCCACTGGATGGTCACAATCTCGCCGGGCGCCG
It contains:
- a CDS encoding DUF1559 domain-containing protein, which gives rise to MGRKNGGFTLIELLVVIAIIAILAAILLPALARAREAARRASCANNLKQWGLIYKMYASESPGNKYPALAVEWEGGSWWCVAFGPRVGSVFPDYLTDPKIIFCPSDPVDSVKNIYDESGRLILLEPVRGDGHRGLESIDDSYTYTPYVYDRCGDTDPKRDISSFIQIINFLQLNSVDPNIKEGPAQFIAVLEDLVVKLTPHVIGNKPAALKAEVDNDRSVPDGLGNSGGGTVYRLREGIERFLITDINNPSASARAQSGVYVMWDNVAADVSFFNHVPGGANVLYMDGHVEFVRYPGPPPVNRLAAVFISVFDRG